The following coding sequences lie in one Nycticebus coucang isolate mNycCou1 chromosome 18, mNycCou1.pri, whole genome shotgun sequence genomic window:
- the CCL1 gene encoding C-C motif chemokine 1, whose translation MQLMAMGLVCLLLVCHVESNSILTLSSNCCYSFAEKEIPKKVIRCHKETSSICSHRAVVFQLKRGRQTCALKEHAWVQKYLSSLKSCLP comes from the exons ATGCAGCTCATGGCCATGGGTCTGGTGTGCCTGCTGCTGGTCTGCCACGTGGAAAGCAACAGCA TACTCACGCTTTCCTCCAACTGTTGCTATTCATTTGCGGAGAAAGAGATTCCCAAGAAGGTTATCCGGTGTCACAAAGAAACCAGTTCCATCTGCTCCCACAGAGCTGTCGT ATTTCAGCTGAAGAGAGGCAGGCAGACCTGCGCCCTGAAGGAGCATGCGTGGGTCCAGAAGTACCTTTCCAGCCTGAAGTCCTGTCTGCCATAG